The Pseudanabaena galeata CCNP1313 genome includes a region encoding these proteins:
- a CDS encoding CPP1-like family protein, with the protein MSEPTPYEKLGVNDEASFEEVRDARDRLLREYEGDESQQEVIEVAYDAILMDRLRARKEGKIAVPDRIRYPERLSTAIPAAMQNNTQRRAPSWLSRLLDTPSQKDIYISLGIFTGLGAVSFFVPAATTWLSFGLIASVYLLTRKENRFGRALLISLSGITIGVILAALTNQVLLLSRVVSDGFFPSSIQMVIILLVMWLHACFLR; encoded by the coding sequence ATGAGCGAACCAACTCCCTACGAAAAACTAGGAGTCAATGACGAAGCCTCCTTTGAAGAAGTGCGCGATGCACGCGATCGCCTATTGCGCGAATATGAGGGAGACGAGTCGCAACAAGAAGTGATCGAGGTTGCTTACGATGCCATCCTTATGGATCGTTTACGCGCCCGCAAAGAAGGCAAGATCGCTGTACCCGATCGCATCCGCTATCCCGAACGGCTGTCTACAGCGATCCCTGCTGCGATGCAAAACAATACGCAGCGACGCGCCCCATCTTGGTTGTCGAGGCTATTAGACACCCCAAGCCAAAAAGATATTTATATTTCGTTGGGAATTTTTACGGGACTGGGTGCAGTAAGCTTTTTTGTTCCCGCAGCTACTACATGGTTATCCTTTGGGTTAATTGCTAGTGTTTATTTGCTAACCCGCAAAGAAAATCGCTTTGGACGAGCTTTGCTAATATCCCTATCAGGAATTACGATCGGTGTCATATTGGCAGCCTTGACTAATCAAGTTTTATTATTGTCCCGTGTGGTCAGCGATGGATTTTTTCCTAGCTCGATCCAAATGGTGATTATTTTGTTGGTAATGTGGCTCCATGCTTGTTTCTTGAGGTAA
- a CDS encoding NAD+ synthase, translating into MPPAIFGIAQLNPVIGDLVGNSDRLLVAIQKLAEQGVQLVLTPELSICGYPPRDLLMHRQFVSDMEAAIADLARKLPPDVAVLVGMVSVNPHASQSGGKPLFNSAALLQGGEVRQIFHKRLLPTYDVFDEDRYFAVGKGSQVFTLHLKDGTSLRIGVTICEDIWNDEKFWGKRNYADDPVAELAQNHQLDLLLNLSASPYAVGKQNLRESMLSHSAIMHNLPLIYANQVGANDDLIFDGRSMAFDRSGKIIARGKGFEEDLLVINLDDELNLTASGYESDDAEIFAALVLGVRDYVQKCRFRQVVIGLSGGIDSALVAAIAAEAIGKENVLGVLMPSPYSSTHSITDAIALVDNLGISMQTIPIAPMMEAFDTSLANLFTGKSSDVTEENLQSRIRGSLLMAISNKFGHLLLSTGNKSEVSVGYCTLYGDMNGGLAAIADVPKTRVFSICEWLNRTNSLLSIKQGTTEVIPVNIITKPPSAELKPDQLDQDSLPPYDILDDILHKLINQHLSASEIIATGHEQAIVDRVVRLVKIAEFKRRQAAPGLRITDRAFGSGWRMPIASKVTP; encoded by the coding sequence ATGCCCCCTGCAATTTTTGGGATCGCCCAGCTTAATCCAGTAATTGGCGATTTAGTCGGTAATAGCGATCGCCTATTGGTTGCTATACAGAAATTAGCTGAACAAGGTGTGCAACTAGTACTCACACCAGAGCTATCGATCTGTGGCTATCCACCTCGCGATCTGTTGATGCATCGGCAATTTGTGAGTGATATGGAAGCAGCGATCGCGGATCTTGCTCGTAAACTTCCTCCTGATGTTGCGGTATTAGTGGGCATGGTGTCTGTCAATCCCCATGCTAGTCAATCAGGTGGGAAACCATTATTTAATAGCGCCGCTTTGCTTCAGGGGGGTGAAGTAAGACAGATTTTTCATAAGCGATTATTACCAACCTATGACGTATTTGATGAAGATCGCTATTTTGCCGTGGGCAAGGGGAGTCAAGTTTTTACACTCCATCTCAAAGATGGAACATCACTAAGAATTGGGGTGACCATCTGCGAAGATATTTGGAACGATGAGAAGTTTTGGGGCAAACGGAACTATGCCGACGATCCTGTTGCGGAACTCGCGCAAAATCATCAACTCGATTTGTTGCTCAATTTATCGGCTTCACCCTATGCGGTGGGCAAACAGAATTTACGTGAGTCGATGTTAAGCCATAGTGCGATTATGCATAACTTGCCATTGATTTATGCCAATCAGGTGGGGGCAAATGACGACTTGATTTTTGATGGGCGGAGTATGGCTTTTGATCGTAGTGGCAAAATCATAGCTCGTGGGAAGGGCTTTGAAGAGGATTTACTGGTCATTAATTTAGATGATGAGCTAAATCTGACTGCATCTGGATATGAAAGTGATGATGCAGAAATTTTTGCGGCTTTAGTGCTGGGTGTACGTGACTATGTGCAGAAATGTCGATTTCGTCAAGTGGTGATTGGGTTGAGTGGGGGTATTGATTCTGCGCTTGTGGCGGCGATCGCTGCCGAGGCGATCGGCAAAGAGAATGTATTGGGTGTGTTGATGCCTTCGCCCTATAGTTCTACGCATTCGATTACCGATGCGATCGCCTTAGTAGATAATTTAGGAATCTCTATGCAAACCATTCCGATTGCGCCAATGATGGAAGCATTTGATACTAGTCTAGCTAATCTCTTTACAGGAAAGTCTAGTGATGTGACTGAAGAGAATTTGCAGTCAAGAATTCGTGGCAGTTTGCTAATGGCAATCTCGAATAAGTTTGGACATTTGCTGCTCTCTACAGGGAATAAATCGGAAGTTTCGGTTGGTTACTGTACTCTCTATGGTGATATGAATGGTGGACTTGCAGCGATCGCTGATGTCCCTAAAACCAGAGTGTTTTCTATCTGTGAATGGTTGAATCGGACTAATTCTCTTCTATCAATTAAGCAAGGGACGACGGAAGTGATTCCTGTGAATATTATTACTAAGCCTCCCAGTGCTGAACTTAAGCCCGATCAACTCGATCAAGATTCACTGCCTCCCTACGATATTCTTGATGATATTCTGCATAAACTAATTAATCAACATCTTTCAGCTTCCGAAATTATTGCTACAGGACATGAACAAGCGATCGTTGATCGCGTAGTTCGTCTTGTCAAAATCGCTGAATTCAAACGTCGCCAAGCTGCTCCAGGATTGAGAATAACCGATCGCGCTTTTGGTTCTGGCTGGAGAATGCCGATCGCCAGTAAGGTGACTCCATAA
- a CDS encoding CU044_2847 family protein, which produces MAHKIYIEQEDGEILEIAISESEDDQPVESDSDRESYGIKEDAIKNLQEIHETIRFYTKYAIGAFKNLGDAQVEEVNLKFGLKISGEAGIPILTKASAESNFEISVKCKFPPK; this is translated from the coding sequence ATGGCTCACAAAATTTATATCGAACAGGAAGACGGCGAAATTCTTGAGATAGCAATCTCTGAATCCGAAGATGATCAGCCAGTAGAGTCAGATAGCGATCGCGAATCCTATGGCATCAAAGAAGATGCGATCAAAAACCTGCAAGAAATTCATGAAACCATTCGCTTCTATACCAAATATGCGATCGGCGCATTCAAAAATCTCGGTGATGCCCAAGTCGAAGAAGTCAACCTCAAATTCGGTTTAAAAATTAGTGGTGAAGCAGGCATTCCCATTCTTACCAAAGCCTCAGCCGAAAGCAACTTTGAGATTTCAGTCAAATGTAAATTCCCACCAAAATAA
- a CDS encoding nSTAND1 domain-containing NTPase, whose translation MARYALVVGISEYKHLPSPLSKTLGDAEAVANLLRSHGDFQEVTLLNTPKLLKADLFARLNRLLSEQATGSEVLIYYTGHGVLVEDCGVKQGYLAPSDCKATKESVTDGIPFAGLNNLIARSPLSSLVMFLDCCHSGALLQAIAESFTAFNKTDKDYLLISACRDFEQAAAMKKEAHSIFTGALLEALSESRQNDEGKINSGSLFGFISDRLKQKQQEPRQLGYGRAMEIVNYRQVAPKKITEDVCPYVGLEAFTKETAKFFKGRDRFVRLLLQKITESSFVPVIGASGSGKSSLVRAGLISALEAQGNWLILPPIKAGDSPLMPVAEISRVLTQLCQRADSKLEISKQIASGNLEAAIACLSEQKKILLVVDQFEEVFTVCPAEKEAERQQFIDLLVGITQYPDSRLRVVTTMRADFFENCLGYRGLGEVIQEHQLLLLPMNEEELKEAISAPAEVGQYKLGEGLLPAILRDVRDEKNVLPLLEFALTQLWENREKRRFTFAIYDKLGGVMGALNQHANSVFDALKPQEQDWAKRICLMLVRTGLGERDTRQRRTKGELTTLAKDGDLQDFQVALEQLVLGRLLVTGKDGDGEAWVDMAHEALMEKWSYFAKWREEKRDVLRLVNRIRDAFEECDRALDRDKFLLPEGVVAQIEEVEAAIADYLTPEQQEFVQRNRYKYKPWLDPRNLPEMVDIPSGTFWMGSPEGKGNKNEKPYHQVTVKAFQMGKYPVTQAQWRAVAMSPKVEIDLSPNPAYHRGEDKPVEQITWYEAQEFCARLSQLTGENYRLPSEAEWEYACRAGASEYTEYSFGDDASQLDNYGWYGNNSGDRAIDADQIWKDVNQDVNRYSERIRQNNCGTHPVGLKPANAWGLYDLHGNVWEWCADDWHDSYEGAPIDAQIWVKHIKNHEDGGETKKLLRGGSWDLIARVCRSASRDSSFARNRHYIIGFRVVCILR comes from the coding sequence ATGGCTAGATATGCGCTAGTAGTAGGTATTTCTGAATATAAGCATTTACCATCGCCGCTTAGTAAAACCTTGGGGGATGCGGAGGCAGTAGCGAACTTGCTGCGATCGCATGGTGATTTTCAAGAAGTAACTTTGCTGAATACGCCCAAATTGCTTAAGGCGGATTTGTTTGCTCGGTTAAATCGGTTGTTAAGCGAACAGGCGACGGGTAGCGAAGTTTTGATTTATTACACGGGGCATGGGGTACTGGTTGAAGATTGTGGCGTGAAACAGGGATATTTAGCGCCTTCGGATTGTAAAGCAACGAAGGAAAGCGTAACTGATGGGATTCCCTTTGCGGGTTTGAATAATTTAATTGCGCGATCGCCTTTGAGTAGTTTGGTGATGTTTTTGGATTGCTGTCATAGTGGGGCTTTGCTCCAAGCGATCGCGGAGAGTTTTACGGCTTTTAACAAGACAGATAAGGATTATTTGCTGATTTCGGCTTGTCGAGATTTTGAACAAGCGGCAGCGATGAAAAAGGAAGCCCATAGTATTTTTACAGGGGCTTTGCTAGAGGCTTTGTCGGAATCGCGCCAAAATGATGAGGGCAAAATTAATTCGGGTAGTTTGTTTGGGTTTATTTCTGATCGCCTAAAGCAAAAACAACAGGAACCGAGGCAACTGGGCTATGGTCGAGCGATGGAGATCGTCAATTATCGACAGGTTGCACCGAAAAAAATCACAGAGGATGTTTGTCCTTATGTGGGGTTAGAGGCTTTTACGAAGGAGACTGCCAAATTTTTTAAGGGACGCGATCGCTTTGTGCGGTTGTTATTACAAAAAATAACTGAATCGAGCTTTGTACCTGTGATTGGGGCTTCGGGGAGTGGTAAATCATCGCTGGTGAGGGCGGGGCTGATTTCAGCATTAGAAGCGCAGGGAAATTGGTTGATTTTGCCACCTATTAAAGCTGGGGACTCGCCGCTTATGCCTGTTGCCGAAATTAGTCGGGTATTGACACAACTTTGTCAAAGAGCAGATAGCAAACTGGAAATTAGCAAACAAATCGCATCGGGAAATTTAGAAGCGGCGATCGCTTGTCTATCCGAACAAAAAAAGATTTTGCTGGTGGTCGATCAGTTTGAGGAAGTATTTACAGTTTGTCCTGCGGAAAAGGAAGCAGAACGTCAGCAATTTATCGATTTGTTGGTGGGGATTACGCAGTATCCTGATTCGCGGTTGCGGGTGGTGACGACGATGCGGGCGGATTTCTTTGAGAATTGTCTAGGCTATCGTGGTTTAGGGGAGGTGATTCAAGAGCATCAGTTGTTGTTGTTGCCGATGAATGAGGAGGAGTTAAAAGAGGCGATCTCGGCTCCTGCTGAAGTTGGACAATATAAACTAGGTGAGGGCTTGTTACCTGCGATTTTGCGCGATGTGCGTGACGAGAAGAATGTGCTGCCTTTGCTGGAGTTTGCGCTGACGCAGCTATGGGAAAATCGCGAAAAGCGACGATTTACTTTTGCGATCTATGACAAGTTGGGTGGGGTGATGGGAGCATTGAATCAACACGCTAATTCTGTTTTTGATGCGCTGAAACCGCAGGAGCAGGACTGGGCAAAGCGGATTTGTTTGATGTTAGTGCGGACTGGTCTGGGTGAAAGGGATACGCGCCAACGCCGAACTAAGGGGGAACTTACGACACTTGCGAAAGATGGCGATCTGCAAGATTTTCAGGTGGCGCTGGAGCAGTTGGTGTTGGGGAGACTGTTGGTAACGGGTAAGGATGGCGATGGTGAGGCTTGGGTGGATATGGCGCATGAGGCGCTGATGGAGAAATGGAGCTATTTTGCGAAGTGGCGCGAAGAAAAACGTGATGTATTGCGGTTGGTAAATCGGATTAGGGATGCTTTTGAGGAATGCGATCGCGCGTTGGATCGGGATAAGTTTTTGTTGCCTGAAGGTGTGGTTGCTCAAATCGAGGAAGTGGAAGCTGCGATCGCTGACTACCTCACGCCTGAACAACAGGAATTTGTGCAGCGCAATCGTTATAAATATAAGCCTTGGCTTGATCCAAGGAATTTACCTGAAATGGTGGATATTCCTAGCGGTACGTTTTGGATGGGTTCGCCTGAAGGGAAAGGTAATAAGAATGAAAAGCCCTACCATCAAGTTACGGTAAAAGCCTTTCAGATGGGCAAGTATCCTGTCACACAGGCGCAATGGCGGGCGGTGGCGATGTCGCCCAAGGTCGAGATTGATTTGAGTCCAAATCCTGCTTATCATCGCGGTGAAGATAAACCTGTGGAACAAATAACTTGGTACGAAGCGCAGGAGTTTTGTGCGCGGTTATCACAACTCACAGGAGAGAACTATCGCTTGCCTAGTGAAGCGGAATGGGAATATGCCTGTCGTGCAGGGGCAAGTGAATATACAGAATATAGCTTTGGTGATGATGCTAGCCAGTTAGATAACTATGGCTGGTATGGCAATAATAGCGGTGATCGCGCGATCGATGCCGATCAGATCTGGAAAGATGTGAATCAAGATGTTAATCGATATTCTGAACGAATAAGGCAAAATAATTGTGGTACGCATCCTGTCGGACTGAAACCAGCTAATGCTTGGGGACTTTACGATCTGCATGGCAATGTTTGGGAATGGTGCGCTGATGATTGGCATGACAGTTACGAAGGAGCGCCAATTGATGCACAGATTTGGGTAAAGCATATTAAGAATCATGAAGACGGCGGCGAAACAAAAAAACTGCTGCGCGGTGGTTCGTGGGACCTCATTGCTAGGGTTTGTCGGTCTGCGTCTCGTGACAGCAGCTTTGCGCGTAATCGGCACTACATCATCGGTTTTCGGGTTGTGTGTATTTTGCGGTGA